From Passer domesticus isolate bPasDom1 chromosome 5, bPasDom1.hap1, whole genome shotgun sequence, the proteins below share one genomic window:
- the CBLL1 gene encoding E3 ubiquitin-protein ligase Hakai isoform X1 has protein sequence MDHNDNDLQGTNSSGSLGGLDVRRRIPIKLISKQTNKTKPAPRTPRNMNRMPAKTQAGDEEEFDYNKEERYECKGGEMFGSQRRFPGPIFWDYKINLLGEKDDTPVHFCDKCGLPIKMYGRMIPCKHVFCYDCAILHEKKGDKMCPGCNEPVQRIEQCVRGSLFMCSIVQGCKRTYLSQRDLQAHINHRHMRAGKPVTRPPIEPVHPPIAPPPAEIPERFIMPPEKHHMSHIPPKQHIMMPPPPLQHVPHEHYNQPHEDIRAPPAEMSMAPPPPRPVAQDTFRISTRKHSNLITVPIQDDSSSGAREPPPPAPAPAHHHPEYQGQPVVSHPHHIMPPQQHYAPPPPPPPPISHPLQHPPQAAGTPHMVYSQAPPPPMTSAPPPITPPPGHIIAQMPPYMNHPPPGPPPPQHGGPPVNVNAPPPHHYNPNSLPQFSEDQGTLSPPFTQPGGMSPGIWPAPRGPPPPPRMQGPPTQAPLPGPHHPDQARYRPYYQ, from the exons aCAATGATTTGCAAGGAACAAATAGTTCAGGATCATTGGGTGGTCTTGATGTCCGTAGAAGAATCCCTATAAAGCTAATTTCAAAACAGACCAATAAAACCAAACCTGCACCTCGAACTCCAAGAAATATGAACAGGATGCCTGCGAAGACACAAGCTGGTGATGAAG AAGAATTTGATTATAACAAGGAGGAGCGATACGAATGTAAAGGAGGTGAAATGTTTGGCAGTCAAAGGAGATTTCCTGGACCCATTTTTTGGGATTATAAG ATAAACCTGCTGGGGGAAAAGGATGATACACCTGTCCATTTCTGTGATAAGTGTGGATTGCCCATCAAAATGTATGGACGCATG atACCTTGCAAGCATGTTTTCTGCTATGACTGTGCTATACTACATGAGAAAAAGGGAGACAAGATGTGTCCAGG CTGTAACGAACCCGTGCAGCGAATTGAGCAGTGTGTACGAGGGTCTCTCTTCATGTGCAGCATTGTTCAAGGATGCAAGAGAACTTACCTGTCACAGAGGGACTTGCAAGCTCACATCAACCACCGTCACATGAGAGCTGGCAAGCCTGTTACTCGTCCTCCCATCGAACCCGTGCATCCTCCTATCGCCCCGCCGCCGGCCGAAATTCCCGAGCGTTTCATCATGCCCCCTGAGAAGCATCACATGAGCCACATTCCGCCAAAGCAGCACATCATGATGCCACCGCCTCCTCTGCAGCACGTGCCACACGAGCACTACAACCAGCCCCACGAAGACAtccgtgctcctcccgcagagATGTCCATGGCTCCGCCGCCCCCCCGCCCCGTCGCTCAGGACACCTTCCGCATCTCCACCAGGAAACACAGCAACTTAATAACTGTCCCCATCCAGGATGATTCCAGCTCAGGCGCTCGAGAGCCGCCTCCGCCAGCGCCCGCACCTGCTCACCATCATCCCGAGTACCAGGGCCAGCCCGTGGTGTCGCACCCTCATCACATCATGCCTCCCCAGCAGCACTacgcgccgcccccgccgccgcctccgcccaTCAGCCACCCGCTGCAGCACCCTCCGCAGGCGGCCGGCACGCCCCACATGGTGTACAGCcaggccccgccgccccccatGACCTCTGCCCCGCCGCCCATAACCCCCCCGCCCGGACACATCATTGCCCAGATGCCCCCCTACATGAACCATCCTCCCCCGGGACCTCCCCCTCCGCAGCACGGGGGCCCGCCCGTCAATGTAAACGCTCCCCCTCCCCATCACTACAATCCCAACTCTTTGCCACAGTTCAGTGAAGATCAAGGAACTCTCAGTCCCCCTTTCACACAACCTGGGGGAATGAGTCCAGGGATATGGCCAGCTCCAAGGGGGCCGCCTCCACCTCCAAGGATGCAAGGGCCTCCTACTCAGGCCCCCCTTCCTGGACCACATCACCCTGATCAAGCCAGATACAGACCCTATTACCAATGA
- the CBLL1 gene encoding E3 ubiquitin-protein ligase Hakai isoform X3 — MDHNDNDLQGTNSSGSLGGLDVRRRIPIKLISKQTNKTKPAPRTPRNMNRMPAKTQAGDEEFDYNKEERYECKGGEMFGSQRRFPGPIFWDYKINLLGEKDDTPVHFCDKCGLPIKMYGRMIPCKHVFCYDCAILHEKKGDKMCPGCNEPVQRIEQCVRGSLFMCSIVQGCKRTYLSQRDLQAHINHRHMRAGKPVTRPPIEPVHPPIAPPPAEIPERFIMPPEKHHMSHIPPKQHIMMPPPPLQHVPHEHYNQPHEDIRAPPAEMSMAPPPPRPVAQDTFRISTRKHSNLITVPIQDDSSSGAREPPPPAPAPAHHHPEYQGQPVVSHPHHIMPPQQHYAPPPPPPPPISHPLQHPPQAAGTPHMVYSQAPPPPMTSAPPPITPPPGHIIAQMPPYMNHPPPGPPPPQHGGPPVNVNAPPPHHYNPNSLPQFSEDQGTLSPPFTQPGGMSPGIWPAPRGPPPPPRMQGPPTQAPLPGPHHPDQARYRPYYQ, encoded by the exons aCAATGATTTGCAAGGAACAAATAGTTCAGGATCATTGGGTGGTCTTGATGTCCGTAGAAGAATCCCTATAAAGCTAATTTCAAAACAGACCAATAAAACCAAACCTGCACCTCGAACTCCAAGAAATATGAACAGGATGCCTGCGAAGACACAAGCTGGTGATGAAG AATTTGATTATAACAAGGAGGAGCGATACGAATGTAAAGGAGGTGAAATGTTTGGCAGTCAAAGGAGATTTCCTGGACCCATTTTTTGGGATTATAAG ATAAACCTGCTGGGGGAAAAGGATGATACACCTGTCCATTTCTGTGATAAGTGTGGATTGCCCATCAAAATGTATGGACGCATG atACCTTGCAAGCATGTTTTCTGCTATGACTGTGCTATACTACATGAGAAAAAGGGAGACAAGATGTGTCCAGG CTGTAACGAACCCGTGCAGCGAATTGAGCAGTGTGTACGAGGGTCTCTCTTCATGTGCAGCATTGTTCAAGGATGCAAGAGAACTTACCTGTCACAGAGGGACTTGCAAGCTCACATCAACCACCGTCACATGAGAGCTGGCAAGCCTGTTACTCGTCCTCCCATCGAACCCGTGCATCCTCCTATCGCCCCGCCGCCGGCCGAAATTCCCGAGCGTTTCATCATGCCCCCTGAGAAGCATCACATGAGCCACATTCCGCCAAAGCAGCACATCATGATGCCACCGCCTCCTCTGCAGCACGTGCCACACGAGCACTACAACCAGCCCCACGAAGACAtccgtgctcctcccgcagagATGTCCATGGCTCCGCCGCCCCCCCGCCCCGTCGCTCAGGACACCTTCCGCATCTCCACCAGGAAACACAGCAACTTAATAACTGTCCCCATCCAGGATGATTCCAGCTCAGGCGCTCGAGAGCCGCCTCCGCCAGCGCCCGCACCTGCTCACCATCATCCCGAGTACCAGGGCCAGCCCGTGGTGTCGCACCCTCATCACATCATGCCTCCCCAGCAGCACTacgcgccgcccccgccgccgcctccgcccaTCAGCCACCCGCTGCAGCACCCTCCGCAGGCGGCCGGCACGCCCCACATGGTGTACAGCcaggccccgccgccccccatGACCTCTGCCCCGCCGCCCATAACCCCCCCGCCCGGACACATCATTGCCCAGATGCCCCCCTACATGAACCATCCTCCCCCGGGACCTCCCCCTCCGCAGCACGGGGGCCCGCCCGTCAATGTAAACGCTCCCCCTCCCCATCACTACAATCCCAACTCTTTGCCACAGTTCAGTGAAGATCAAGGAACTCTCAGTCCCCCTTTCACACAACCTGGGGGAATGAGTCCAGGGATATGGCCAGCTCCAAGGGGGCCGCCTCCACCTCCAAGGATGCAAGGGCCTCCTACTCAGGCCCCCCTTCCTGGACCACATCACCCTGATCAAGCCAGATACAGACCCTATTACCAATGA
- the CBLL1 gene encoding E3 ubiquitin-protein ligase Hakai isoform X2 — translation MSFADNDLQGTNSSGSLGGLDVRRRIPIKLISKQTNKTKPAPRTPRNMNRMPAKTQAGDEEEFDYNKEERYECKGGEMFGSQRRFPGPIFWDYKINLLGEKDDTPVHFCDKCGLPIKMYGRMIPCKHVFCYDCAILHEKKGDKMCPGCNEPVQRIEQCVRGSLFMCSIVQGCKRTYLSQRDLQAHINHRHMRAGKPVTRPPIEPVHPPIAPPPAEIPERFIMPPEKHHMSHIPPKQHIMMPPPPLQHVPHEHYNQPHEDIRAPPAEMSMAPPPPRPVAQDTFRISTRKHSNLITVPIQDDSSSGAREPPPPAPAPAHHHPEYQGQPVVSHPHHIMPPQQHYAPPPPPPPPISHPLQHPPQAAGTPHMVYSQAPPPPMTSAPPPITPPPGHIIAQMPPYMNHPPPGPPPPQHGGPPVNVNAPPPHHYNPNSLPQFSEDQGTLSPPFTQPGGMSPGIWPAPRGPPPPPRMQGPPTQAPLPGPHHPDQARYRPYYQ, via the exons aCAATGATTTGCAAGGAACAAATAGTTCAGGATCATTGGGTGGTCTTGATGTCCGTAGAAGAATCCCTATAAAGCTAATTTCAAAACAGACCAATAAAACCAAACCTGCACCTCGAACTCCAAGAAATATGAACAGGATGCCTGCGAAGACACAAGCTGGTGATGAAG AAGAATTTGATTATAACAAGGAGGAGCGATACGAATGTAAAGGAGGTGAAATGTTTGGCAGTCAAAGGAGATTTCCTGGACCCATTTTTTGGGATTATAAG ATAAACCTGCTGGGGGAAAAGGATGATACACCTGTCCATTTCTGTGATAAGTGTGGATTGCCCATCAAAATGTATGGACGCATG atACCTTGCAAGCATGTTTTCTGCTATGACTGTGCTATACTACATGAGAAAAAGGGAGACAAGATGTGTCCAGG CTGTAACGAACCCGTGCAGCGAATTGAGCAGTGTGTACGAGGGTCTCTCTTCATGTGCAGCATTGTTCAAGGATGCAAGAGAACTTACCTGTCACAGAGGGACTTGCAAGCTCACATCAACCACCGTCACATGAGAGCTGGCAAGCCTGTTACTCGTCCTCCCATCGAACCCGTGCATCCTCCTATCGCCCCGCCGCCGGCCGAAATTCCCGAGCGTTTCATCATGCCCCCTGAGAAGCATCACATGAGCCACATTCCGCCAAAGCAGCACATCATGATGCCACCGCCTCCTCTGCAGCACGTGCCACACGAGCACTACAACCAGCCCCACGAAGACAtccgtgctcctcccgcagagATGTCCATGGCTCCGCCGCCCCCCCGCCCCGTCGCTCAGGACACCTTCCGCATCTCCACCAGGAAACACAGCAACTTAATAACTGTCCCCATCCAGGATGATTCCAGCTCAGGCGCTCGAGAGCCGCCTCCGCCAGCGCCCGCACCTGCTCACCATCATCCCGAGTACCAGGGCCAGCCCGTGGTGTCGCACCCTCATCACATCATGCCTCCCCAGCAGCACTacgcgccgcccccgccgccgcctccgcccaTCAGCCACCCGCTGCAGCACCCTCCGCAGGCGGCCGGCACGCCCCACATGGTGTACAGCcaggccccgccgccccccatGACCTCTGCCCCGCCGCCCATAACCCCCCCGCCCGGACACATCATTGCCCAGATGCCCCCCTACATGAACCATCCTCCCCCGGGACCTCCCCCTCCGCAGCACGGGGGCCCGCCCGTCAATGTAAACGCTCCCCCTCCCCATCACTACAATCCCAACTCTTTGCCACAGTTCAGTGAAGATCAAGGAACTCTCAGTCCCCCTTTCACACAACCTGGGGGAATGAGTCCAGGGATATGGCCAGCTCCAAGGGGGCCGCCTCCACCTCCAAGGATGCAAGGGCCTCCTACTCAGGCCCCCCTTCCTGGACCACATCACCCTGATCAAGCCAGATACAGACCCTATTACCAATGA